The proteins below are encoded in one region of Leishmania mexicana MHOM/GT/2001/U1103 complete genome, chromosome 27:
- a CDS encoding putative ATPase, translating to MIRVPGNWTCAHSPCAFVEVRDECYLCRLVPVFTATLTYELETSVRVSLLEARRFASQDFAVAEIHHVVHAPCLSGIEYRPCAAGDRSREAMVIRCPVLHYTAKEVTVDGPRRATRATAAHIAASLMGRYVVVGAQFRTQDGVYTVRQVTLQKGYRGIALVSGDCRVRVNDSQRAGSGSLGGRGAARPIGLEDETDQLLQLLACADKSAGAFVGVMVRGPRGCGVSSTVRYALESVAATHTVLGWSSCFSPSAAFQEGWGGTVVLVVTGTEHVFSAAEPELAKLHLRKLQRDAAVLRGGGSGVARSVLVLCVSHDYGLCAPDVLDDLVAFHLVLSFPGASQRADLLASVRGGSAVDWLSAAQGLVGRTCAETLEAARRPDIASALPFKAVRWSEIGGLAEVKDRLYRALVWPQQQPELMQRFHITPPRGILLYGPPGCAKTTLIKALCSEGNFSLIYLDSATVVSAYVGESERYLRDVFTRARRQAPCIVFFDEVEVLGGRRVGGGHDTEHVRLLSTLLTEMDGFADIHGVCFVGATNVPHLLDPALMRPGRFDYMVHVPLPTMADRESILQLLLCKTAADTRIIAEQTEGFSGADLKVFCSEALLALFKESAGVPQVLHERASVTAYLLQKASGFQRTHYDSAALDEFQREHASA from the coding sequence ATGATCCGCGTGCCGGGAAACTGGACTTGCGCCCACTCTCCCTGCGCATTCGTCGAGGTACGCGATGAGTGCTATCTGTGCCGCCTTGTGCCCGTCTTCACCGCCACACTTACGTACGAACTGGAGACTTCTGTCCGCGTGAGCTTGCTAGAGGCGCGGCGTTTCGCGAGTCAGGACTTCGCCGTCGCAGAGATTCATCACGTCGTGCACGCGCCCTGCCTGAGCGGCATCGAATATCGCCCCTGTGCTGCAGGGGACCGTTCGAGAGAGGCTATGGTGATTCGGTGTCCTGTACTCCACTATACGGCAAAGgaggtgacggtggacgGGCCGCGACGGGCCACCCGCGCGACCGCTGCTCATATCGCGGCTTCCCTTATGGGACGCTACGTTGTCGTCGGGGCTCAGTTCCGCACTCAAGACGGTGTCTACACGGTGCGTCAGGTGACGCTACAGAAGGGTTACCGCGGCATAGCGCTTGTCAGCGGCGActgccgtgtgcgcgtgaaTGATTCTCAGCgagccggcagcggcagccttggtgggagaggggcagcacGACCCATTGGCCTCGAAGATGAGACAgaccagctcctgcagctgctggcgtgcGCCGACAAGTCCGCCGGTGCGTTTGTCGGTGTCATGGTGCGCGGCCCTCGAGGGTGTGGCGTTTCCAGCACGGTGAGGTATGCCCTGGAAAGCGTtgctgccacacacacggtgCTGGGATGGTCGAGTTGCTTCTCACCGTCAGCAGCTTTTcaagaggggtggggtggcaccgtggtgctggtggtcaCTGGCACCGAGCACGTCTTTTCGGCTGCTGAGCCGGAGTTGGCCAAGCTTCATTTGCGCAAGCTTCAGCGGGACGCTGCGGTTCTTcgcggcggaggcagcggtgtcgcCCGGTCCGTTTTGGTGCTGTGCGTCAGCCACGACTACGGTCTCTGTGCGCCCGATGTACTGGACGACCTCGTCGCCTTTCACCTTGTGCTTTCCTTCCCTGGTGCGTCGCAGCGCGCAGACTTGCTGGCCAGcgtgcgaggcggcagcgccgtggaCTGGCTGAGCGCTGCACAGGGTCTCGTGGGACGGACATGCGCGGAGACGCTGGAGGCCGCCCGGCGGCCCGACATCGCCTCCGCTCTCCCTTTCAAGGCAGTGCGGTGGTCGGAGATTGGCGGGCTGGCGGAGGTAAAGGACAGGCTGTATCGCGCACTTGTGTggccgcaacagcagccggAGCTGATGCAGCGCTTCCACATCACCCCACCGCGCGGCATCCTCCTCTATGGCCCCCCAGGGTGCGCCAAGACGACGCTCATTAAGGCGCTCTGCTCAGAAGGGAACTTCTCGCTCATCTACCTGGACTCTGCGACCGTGGTGAGCGCGTACGtgggggagagcgagcgcTACCTGCGAGACGTCTTCACTCGCGCCCGCCGCCAGGCTCCGTGCATTGTATTCTTTGATGAGGTAGAGGTGCTTGGCGGCCGCCGAGTCGGCGGTGGACACGACACCGAgcacgtgcgcctcctgTCGACTCTTCTCACTGAGATGGACGGCTTCGCAGACATCCACGGGGTTTGTTTTGTTGGCGCCACCAACgtgccgcacctcctcgatCCAGCGTTGATGCGACCTGGCCGGTTTGATTACATGGTGCACGTTCCTCTACCCACCATGGCAGATCGCGAGTCCATTCTCCAACTGCTGCTGTGCAAAACCGCCGCTGACACCCGCATCATCGCGGAACAGACGGAAGGTTTCAGCGGCGCGGACCTGAAGGTCTTCTGCTCCGAGGCTCTTTTAGCGTTGTTCAAGGAGTCTGCTGGTGTACCACAGGTGCTGCATGAGAGGGCCAGCGTGACAGCGTACCTGTTGCAGAAGGCGAGCGGCTTTCAGCGCACTCACTACGACTCAGCCGCTCTCGACGAGTTTCAACGTGAGCACGCATCTGCGTGA
- a CDS encoding putative MP44, which produces MTPSQTTVSLDTNLRKTLRGLLIERLCSPTQPLPTKHLYDELTNRSRLVEEFHFSKTSRRITRQRLALQFLRRYNVLLHGLLFYSEGTHTWNTTTEFHRLAILGESVLLTEVRTRLLKLFPAMPYTAYVQSLPHMVGEEALAAAFDRYEMQNIVGVKPSNRRSGTPLTRMQKSHMLCAIIAEMYWFTARTKPTDLTHNNALFPPSDVLILHVLSTHLLENLPAELIYNVVEPIVADIKRVWVNEPMSLPSQLRLTPRTVGALSLNAVPVEPRCTAKEDCVTSRQKKHEEAHRRQHALTREPDHSCVKSFMQPSCNYHIFDGPRYQILSSDNRVAPLPLGQERSSLPASSVCTVGDNADRAARAMELAKMAEQW; this is translated from the coding sequence ATGACACCATCGCAGACAACTGTTTCACTGGACACCAACCTGCGCAAAACCCTCAGAGGTCTGCTCATTGAACGTCTGTGCAGTCCGACACAGCCCCTACCGACAAAGCACTTGTATGATGAGCTGACGAATCGCTCGCGCCTCGTGGAGGAGTTTCATTTCTCGAAGACGTCACGCCGCATCACCCGCCAACGGCTCGCACTGCAGTTCTTGCGCCGATACAACGTGCTGTTGCACGGCCTCCTCTTTTATTCGGagggcacgcacacgtggaATACGACGACGGAGTTTCATCGTCTCGCCATCCTTGGAGAGTCTGTGCTGTTGACCGAGGTGCGCACCCGGTTGCTGAAGCTCTTTCCTGCCATGCCGTATACGGCGTACGTGCAGAGTTTGCCTCACATGGTCGGTGAGGAAGCACTGGCGGCCGCTTTTGACCGGTATGAGATGCAGAACATTGTCGGTGTCAAACCATCAAaccgacgcagcggcacgccgcttACTCGAATGCAGAAAAGCCATATGCTATGCGCTATTATAGCCGAGATGTACTGGTTTACAGCTCGCACGAAGCCCACCGACTTGACGCACAACAACGCGCTCTTCCCTCCATCCGACGTGCTCATCTTGCACGTGCTGTCCACCCATCTGCTCGAAAACTTGCCAGCGGAGCTCATCTACAACGTCGTCGAGCCAATCGTGGCGGACATCAAGCGCGTGTGGGTGAACGAGCCGATGTCGTTGCCGTCACAACTGCGCCTTACCCCGCGCACTGTCggtgccctctctctcaATGCTGTCCCTGTTGAGCCCCGTTGCACCGCCAAGGAAGACTGTGTCACGTCGCGACAGAAAAAGCACGAGGAGGCTCATCGCCGACAACACGCGCTTACCCGCGAACCGGACCACAGCTGCGTCAAGTCCTTCATGCAACCCTCCTGCAACTACCACATATTTGACGGTCCGCGGTATCAGATACTCAGCTCAGATAATCGCGTTGCACCACTGCCGCTTGGACAAGAGCGTAGCAGTCTTCCCGCTTCGTCCGTGTGTACCGTCGGTGACAATGCGGACCGCGCCGCACGTGCGATGGAGCTTGCcaagatggcggagcagtgGTGA